TGATAAATATATTGAAACTGTTGTTGTTATCTCTTTTTTTGTAATATTTATTATTGGTATTTTATCTGTTTTTATCTCAAATAGAATTAACCAAGCTTTTAATGAGTATAGAAAAAGTGTAGTTAAAAAAGAGCAAGAGTTACAAGACTTGAACAAAAACTTAGAACTAAAGGTTCAAAAAGCAATTGATGATGTAAAGAAAAAAGATAGGGCGATGCTTCATCAATCAAGACTTGCAAGAATGGGTGCTATGCTTAGTATGATTGCACATCAATGGAGACAGCCATTAAGTGAACTTTCTGGTGTACTGATGGAGTTAGAAACTGCAAGTAAATTTAATAAAGTTGATGAAAAAATGATACAAGATTCAGTCATTGAATCAAATAAATTAATTGAATTTATGTCAAATACAATAGAAGATTTTAGAAACTTTTTTAAACCAGATAAGAAGAAAGTCTATTTTTATTTGGATGATGCTTGTAATGAGGCTTTAACTTTAGTTGATGCTTCAATTAAAAACTTTAATATAAATCTTGTTAAAAAAGTAAAATGTAATAGTATTATTTATGGATATGAAAGAGAGTTTGCACAAGTAATGCTAAATCTTATCTCTAATGCAAAAGATATTCTTATTCAAAGAGATATCAAAAATCCAAATATATATATTGAAGTAGATGCTGTTGGTTCAAGTGCAATTGTTAAAGTTTTAGATAATGCAGGTGGAGTTGAAGATGAATATATAGATTTGATTTTTGAACCATATTTTACTACCAAAAGTAGTTCAAAAGGTACAGGGCTTGGTCTTTATATGGCTAAAATGATTGTTGAAAAAAATATGGAAGGTGAAATTAGTGTTGAGAACTCAAGGAAGGGTGCACTTTTTTTAGTCACTCTTCCTTTTAAAAGTGGGAAAGATTAAAAGCTTTCCCACTCATCATCACTACTACTATTTGAAGTAAAAGTTTGAGCTTGTTTAGGTTTTTTTTCATAAGAGTATGATTTTTTATTTTCTCTTGGTTTGTCTTCATACTCCTCTTTTTTATCATATTTTGCTTTTGGCTCTTCTTCATGTGGAACATCTATCTTTTTTACTTTTGCTTGTTCTTTTCCTAAAAACTCTTTTGCTCCAGCATCACTTACTATCTCTTTTGCTATTGTATCTGTTTGTATTGCAATATCATGTGTTTGTGTTGCTATTGATGCATTCTTTTGTGTTTGTTGATCTAATTGTGTTACAGCATCATTGATTTGTGTAATCCCTGATTCTTGCTCTTTACTTGCTGCTGCTATCTCACTTATCATTTGTGTTGAATTCTCAATATTCTCTAGTAAGACATCATAGCCTTTTATCATCTCACTACTGATACCTTTCCCTTCATTTGCTTTACTTGTTGCATTCTCTACTATCTCTTTTATTGATTTAGCTGCTTGGGCACTTCTATTTGCTAAGTTTCTCACTTCTGCTGCTACTACTGCAAAGCCTTTCCCTGCTTCTCCTGCTGTTGCTGCTTCTACTGCTGCATTAAGTGAAAGTATATTTGTTTGGAATGCTATTTGATCTATTACTGTGATTGCTTCATTTATTGAACTTACTTGTTCATTTATCTCTTCCATTGATTTTGTTGTTTTATTTGCTAAACTTTGCCCTGTTTTTGCTGAGTTTCCTAACTCTTGTGCATACTTACTCATTTTTGCTACATTCTCTGAGTTATTTACTATTGTACTTGTTATCTCTTCTAATGCTGCTGCTGTCTCTTCTAGACTTGCTGCTGCTTCATTTGAACTTGTATTTAATACATCTACATTTGTTATTAATTTATCTGATGCTTCATCTAGTGTTAATCCTATGATTAATGAATCTTTTAACAATCCTGATATCTCATCTGTTAAGAAGTTTACATTCTCTATAAACTCTTTCATATCTCCCTCAACACCACTACTATCTACTTTACTTGTAAACTTATAATTACTAAACTCTTTTAACACTGTTGAAATTGAGCTTATGTTTTTGTTTAAACCAACTAACATCTCATTTATAACATCTTTTAGTGCATTTAATGATTCATTTGATGTTGAAGCTGTAATTTGTTTATTTAAATGCCCTTCTTTAATTTTTGTTGCAATTTGTGTTACATCTAAAATTAGTGCTTTATCTTCTTCAATATTATTTTTTGTTTTTTCTATATTTTTGTTGATTAGTTTTGACATATTTGATATCTCATCATTTTTACTATCATCTAGTAGTTCAACATCTTTTGTTTCGTTATTTAGATATTTAAAAAAGCCAATCAATCCCTCTTGAAATTTATTTATTGATTTTGTTATTGATTTTGATATAAAGTAAAAAGAAACCATCAATACTACAATAATAAGTAGTGTTAAAATAATTAAGAATGTATTTAAGAATGATTCTGCTTTTACAATATGAGCAGAAATGTTTTTTTCCATTTTATTTAAACTATTTTCAGTTTTATAAATAGTTTTTCTTAGATTTTCTAAAAGTCCACTTTTTTCATTTAATCCTTTAACTTTTTCTTTTTCAACTAATTGTAAAAAGGCAGTTTTATATTGATTTAAATAAGTTTTAATCTCTTGGTTAATTGGCATTTTTGTAAGT
The window above is part of the Malaciobacter marinus genome. Proteins encoded here:
- a CDS encoding methyl-accepting chemotaxis protein produces the protein MSIKQKLVLLSTCVLLGLIALFILNNYSQNQMKELVKAQKSVEVLKTLQTELRKNEKDFLARKDEKYLNDFQNNFKSLQNSANSLKDILKKVDISTEYTNDFLEISNNYNDIFTQIANTQKQIGLTHTDGLYGNLRKSVHNVQEFARNSNNFELLSLVYELRKEEKDFMLRKEEKYSTRFEKKIDLLTKMPINQEIKTYLNQYKTAFLQLVEKEKVKGLNEKSGLLENLRKTIYKTENSLNKMEKNISAHIVKAESFLNTFLIILTLLIIVVLMVSFYFISKSITKSINKFQEGLIGFFKYLNNETKDVELLDDSKNDEISNMSKLINKNIEKTKNNIEEDKALILDVTQIATKIKEGHLNKQITASTSNESLNALKDVINEMLVGLNKNISSISTVLKEFSNYKFTSKVDSSGVEGDMKEFIENVNFLTDEISGLLKDSLIIGLTLDEASDKLITNVDVLNTSSNEAAASLEETAAALEEITSTIVNNSENVAKMSKYAQELGNSAKTGQSLANKTTKSMEEINEQVSSINEAITVIDQIAFQTNILSLNAAVEAATAGEAGKGFAVVAAEVRNLANRSAQAAKSIKEIVENATSKANEGKGISSEMIKGYDVLLENIENSTQMISEIAAASKEQESGITQINDAVTQLDQQTQKNASIATQTHDIAIQTDTIAKEIVSDAGAKEFLGKEQAKVKKIDVPHEEEPKAKYDKKEEYEDKPRENKKSYSYEKKPKQAQTFTSNSSSDDEWESF